A single window of Aspergillus oryzae RIB40 DNA, chromosome 8 DNA harbors:
- a CDS encoding uncharacterized protein (flavonol reductase/cinnamoyl-CoA reductase), protein MSKILVTGANGFIAAHCISLLLSTNHHVRGTVRSEQKATATQAALTAAGVDITNLELVVISDPTDVTQFAPAVAGCKGILHLASAFSYDATPEEFEEKLLIPALKGTVTVCEAASQYPEVKKVVIMSSFAAVYDASLGPQPGRVYTEKDWCPLTYEEGKNASLVPIAYRASKVIAEKAAWDYVRDHEVSYQLVTLCPGMVFGKMIHPIESLSQLNASNQIVWDVLKGNGIPPTKAPVWIDVEDLARTSLQALTVDLPSHQRFLVTEGSYDTQEIADIVRKELPESQDRIAEGEPGKRIKDTHYSCDSGKVQLMLDVRFKPLKESLVALARQLYALEQAS, encoded by the exons ATGTCTAAAATTCTAGTAACAGGCGCCAATGGCTTCATTGCCGCGCACTgcatctctctccttctttccacAAACCACCACGTCCGCGGCACAGTCCGCTCCGAACAAAAGGCGACCGCGACGCAAGCAGCCCTGACTGCCGCAGGCGTGGACATAACGAACCTCGAACTGGTCGTTATCAGCGACCCGACTGATGTAACCCAGTTTGCGCCCGCTGTGGCCGGTTGCAAGGGCATCTTGCATCTGGCGAGCGCGTTCAGCTACGATGCCACGCCCGAAGAATTtgaggagaagcttcttaTCCCCGCCCTCAAGGGAACAGTTACCGTATGCGAAGCTGCCTCACAGTATCCCGAAGTCAAAAAGGTGGTGATCATGTCGAGCTTTGCGGCGGTTTATGATGCCTCGTTGGGGCCGCAGCCCGGAAGGGTGTATACGGAGAAGGATTGGTGTCCGTTAACCTAtgaagagggaaagaatgcGAGCCTCGTT CCAATTGCATACCGAGCGTCTAAAGTGATAGCTGAGAAAGCAGCGTGGGATTACGTTCGTGACCACGAAGTCAGCTATCAGCTGGTCACATTGTGCCCAGGGATGGTCTTTGGCAAGATGATTCATCCGATCGAGTCGTTATCGCAATTGAATGCCAGCAACCAGATTGTTTGGGATGTGTTGAAGGGCAATGGAATCCCACCTACAAAGGCACCCG TATGGATTGACGTTGAAGACCTTGCCCGGACTAGTCTGCAGGCACTAACTGTGGATCTACCGTCTCACCAGCGCTTCCTGGTGACGGAGGGATCGTACGACACACAGGAGATAGCCGATATAGTCCGAAAGGAGCTTCCGGAGAGCCAGGATAGGATCGCAGAGGGAGAGCCCGGGAAACGAATAAAGGATACGCATTACTCGTGCGATTCAGGAAAGGTGCAACTGATGTTGGATGTGAGGTTTAAGCCGTTGAAAGAGAGCTTGGTAGCGTTGGCGAGACAGCTGTATGCGTTGGAGCAGGCCTCTTAG
- a CDS encoding alpha/beta hydrolase (arylacetamide deacetylase) has product MTAHEALNPIHPSVLPHLDPVFIKLYNENVANTPNKPIDLAILRSKYSVLYSYGTGPAPDPARIYDATVPGYNGDLIPVRVYEPSSPGPWPVHIDFHGGGMHSFPLLYPRIRRLMPTAGWGLGDLDTEAHICKHLSVKADVCVIDIGYRLVPEQPFPIGIQDSFAALEYIHAQGASKFNIDTTRISLGGVSAGGNIALIVAHLARDASIPLKLVAVGTPVIDDISKYASASESPYPSVQQMEHAPTLNWARLKWFDNLKWESLSSDVGLRKEQLDKISWYANAMNAPSFTNLPKTVIYTAGCDPLRDEGEAYAMKLVEGGNEVTLKRFEGVPHPFMHMDNDLWQAKEFIDKTAAHIRVALH; this is encoded by the exons ATGACAGCACACGAAGCCCTGAACCCTATCCACCCGTCCGTCCTGCCTCATTTGGACCCCGTCTTTATCAAACTCTACAATGAAAATGTCGCCAACACCCCCAACAAGCCCATAGACTTGGCCATTCTTCGATCAAAATATTCCGTGTTATATTCTTATGGTACCGGGCCAGCCCCCGATCCAGCTAGAATATACGATGCAACCGTGCCGGGATATAATGGCGATTTGATTCCAGTGCGAGTATACGAGCCATCGTCTCCGGGGCCTTGGCCGGTGCATATTGATTTTCATGGCGGTGGTATGCactccttccctctcttgTATCCTCGGAT CAGAAGACTAATGCCGACCGCAGGCTGGGGCCTTGGCGACCTCGACACTGAAGCTCATATCTGCAAGCATCTGTCCGTCAAAGCGGACGTTTGTGTAATCGACATTGGTTACCGGCTGGTCCCAGAACAGCCGTTTCCCATTGGCATCCAAGACTCCTTTGCTGCCCTGGAATACATTCATGCCCAGGGCGCTTCCAAGTTCAACATTGACACGACCCGCATCTCCCTTGGCGGTGTCTCAGCTGGAGGAAACATCGCCCTGATCGTGGCCCACCTTGCAAGGGATGCCAGCATCCCTCTGAAACTCGTCGCGGTGGGCACACCCGTCATTGACGATATCTCCAAGTACGCCTCTGCAAGCGAGTCTCCATACCCCTCTGTCCAACAGATGGAGCACGCGCCCACTCTCAACTGGGCCAGGTTGAAGTGGTTCGATAATCTCAAATGGGAAAGCCTTTCCAGCGATGTGGGTTTGAGGAAGGAGCAATTAGATAAAATCAGCTGGTATGCGAATGCAATGAATGCGCCTAGTTTCACCAACCTACCCAAGACGGTGATCTACACTGCTGGCTGTGATCCGCTacgagatgaaggagaggcgTACGCAATGAAGCTAGTGGAGGGTGGCAATGAAGTTACGCTTAAAAGGTTTGAAGGCGTGCCACACCCTTTCATGCATATGGATAACG ACTTATGGCAGGCGAAGGAGTTTATAGACAAGACGGCTGCGCATATTCGGGTTGCGTTACATTAG
- a CDS encoding FAD-dependent oxidoreductase (predicted protein): MRKALLHGIEDRVHWDRRVVGVDLETLPEKVNLKFDDGSSATGRMVVGVEGSRSAIRQMLRPDAYSNVLLPIRFTGVAVDLSPEDIKPLRSMDPLLFQGCHPETGAFFWFSMLETPHVNGTVGTDHERYRAQICMSWPVHTSADEVAHTDEGRLANMKRRAEGFVPVLRNAVQKIPEGTPVLEIKLADWECLDWDNNNGRVTLAGDAAHAMTMYRGEAANHGLLDAFHLADAIAQIYSGQTGQKAALDMYETEMRMRTKRAVRLSRQACRDAHSWEQLNEHSAILTKRSVVGESARLA, translated from the exons atgagaaaggcCTTGCTCCACGGAATCGAAGACCGGGTACACTGGGATCGAAGAGTGGTGGGCGTGGATCTAGAGACTCTACCAGAAAAGGTAAACTTGAAGTTTGACGACGGATCCTCTGCGACTGGAAGAATGGTCGTGGGGGTCGAGGGAAGTCGGTCAGCGATCAGACAAATGTTAAGACCTGATGCGTATAGTAACGTACTGTTACCAATCCGATTTACAGGAGTAGCTGTGGATCTCTCCCCGGAGGACATCAAACCGCTTCGCTCTATGGATCCGCTTCTGTTTCAAGGATGTCATCCTGAGACGGgggccttcttctggttttctATGCTGGAGACTCCGCACGTGAATGGAACAGTTGGGACAGATCATGAACGATATCGAGCGCAGATCTGCATGTCCTGGCCGGTACATACCTCCGCTGACGAGGTGGCTCATACTGATGAGGGCCGTCTGGCCAATATGAAGCGCCGGGCCGAGGGCTTTGTACCCGTTTTGAGAAATGCAGTTCAAAAAATACCTGAGGGGACCCCCGTACTAGAGATCAAACTGGCTGACTGGGAGTGCCTGGACTGGGATAACAATAATGGCCGTGTGACGCTGGCTGGAGACGCTGCACATGCTATGACAATGT ATCGTGGTGAGGCTGCAAACCACGGACTCCTGGATGCATTCCATCTGGCGGATGCCATCGCTCAAATTTACTCTGGACAAACTGGCCAAAAGGCTGCACTGGACATGTACGAAACAGAAATGAGAATGCGTACAAAGCGGGCGGTGCGATTAAGTCGACAGGCATGTCGTGATGCGCATTCTTGGGAGCAATTAAATGAGCACTCGGCGATATTGACAAAAAGATCAGTTGTCGGCGAATCTGCACGCTTGGCGTGA